One genomic window of uncultured delta proteobacterium includes the following:
- the fmt gene encoding 10-formyltetrahydrofolate:L-methionyl-tRNA(fMet) N-formyltransferase (Evidence 2a : Function of homologous gene experimentally demonstrated in an other organism; PubMedId : 1624424, 6379605, 8432722, 8887566, 9086272, 9843487; Product type e : enzyme) — MAAAEPLRLVFMGTPDLAAVVLDRVLAWKGGTVTAVYCQPDRPAGRGMTLKAPPVKELALLHNIPVFQPLNFKNDEDVAVLRSHRPDYLLVAAYGLILPQRVLDIPTRMPLNVHTSLLPRYRGAAPIQRAIMDGCTETGVTIMKMEAGLDTGPVILQKAVPIGLNDTAEDLHNVLAQTGGNLLVEALEALEDGKATPTPQDDANASYAAKLGKTDGLLDFSRTGAEIHARRRGVTPWPGAFGTLEWDGGDPLEVKIAEGKPFAGPLPPEAASLPKGSVLPGLIDNALAVTCADGVYLVTHLRPAGRKLMDAAAFMNGYRKGRGDARFALPPG, encoded by the coding sequence GTGGCTGCGGCAGAACCGTTAAGACTTGTGTTCATGGGCACGCCGGACCTGGCCGCCGTGGTGCTCGACCGCGTGCTGGCCTGGAAGGGCGGCACGGTGACCGCGGTCTACTGCCAGCCGGACAGGCCCGCGGGACGGGGCATGACGCTCAAAGCCCCGCCCGTGAAAGAGTTGGCCCTGCTGCACAATATCCCTGTTTTCCAACCCCTGAATTTCAAAAATGACGAAGATGTCGCGGTCTTGCGGTCTCACCGGCCGGATTACCTCCTGGTCGCGGCCTACGGGCTTATTCTGCCGCAACGCGTTCTGGATATCCCCACCCGCATGCCGCTCAATGTGCACACGTCGCTTCTGCCGCGCTACCGGGGCGCCGCGCCCATCCAGCGGGCCATCATGGACGGTTGTACCGAAACCGGCGTGACCATCATGAAGATGGAGGCCGGTCTGGATACCGGTCCGGTCATTCTCCAGAAGGCGGTTCCGATCGGATTGAACGATACCGCCGAGGATCTGCACAACGTTTTGGCCCAAACGGGCGGAAATTTGCTTGTAGAGGCCCTGGAAGCGCTTGAAGATGGAAAAGCGACGCCTACACCGCAGGACGATGCAAACGCCTCGTACGCGGCGAAATTGGGTAAAACCGATGGCCTGCTTGATTTTTCGCGAACCGGGGCGGAAATTCATGCCCGGCGGCGGGGGGTGACCCCCTGGCCCGGCGCCTTCGGCACCCTTGAATGGGATGGGGGCGATCCGCTTGAGGTGAAAATTGCGGAAGGCAAACCATTTGCCGGTCCCCTGCCGCCGGAAGCCGCTTCCCTCCCCAAAGGGTCGGTTCTGCCCGGGCTCATCGACAATGCGCTTGCGGTTACCTGCGCGGACGGGGTATATCTTGTCACACATCTGCGTCCAGCCGGTCGCAAGCTCATGGACGCGGCGGCGTTCATGAACGGGTATCGTAAAGGCCGGGGCGACGCGCGATTCGCTCTGCCGCCGGGGTGA
- a CDS encoding conserved hypothetical protein (Evidence 4 : Homologs of previously reported genes of unknown function), whose product MDSVSANRKPEPQLVTTAFERAQAGGESVAVPYPAGARKRLFIGLALGASIIFSVLLCIGWVIPVVGFGNIHPSLPYVTGLVFLAVILLILLGTIGLVIHVYTGKPFLFSRRFRGMSVRFFLPVLELVGRLGGISPEDVRHSFIKVNNEMLLTEPDRFAPDKILILLPHCIQRSACDLRLSHDVNHCRRCGLCPIGGLLDLRDRYGVHLAVATGGTIARRLVVEKRPRFILAVACERDLSSGIQDTYPLPVFGLLNERPNGPCFDTLVSLPMVESALRRFIRPENLPPTPTPPPRGDKP is encoded by the coding sequence ATGGACTCTGTTTCCGCCAACCGCAAGCCGGAACCGCAACTGGTAACGACCGCTTTCGAGCGGGCGCAGGCCGGCGGCGAATCTGTGGCTGTCCCGTACCCCGCGGGCGCGAGAAAGCGGCTGTTCATCGGGCTGGCGCTCGGCGCGTCCATCATTTTCAGCGTACTGCTTTGCATCGGCTGGGTTATCCCGGTCGTGGGGTTCGGCAACATCCACCCCTCGTTGCCCTATGTTACGGGCCTCGTGTTCCTGGCCGTCATCCTGCTTATCCTGCTCGGCACCATCGGCCTGGTCATCCACGTTTACACGGGCAAACCCTTTTTGTTCTCGCGCCGGTTCCGGGGCATGTCCGTGCGGTTTTTCCTGCCGGTGCTTGAGCTTGTCGGGCGGCTGGGCGGCATTTCCCCGGAAGACGTCCGCCATTCCTTCATCAAGGTCAACAACGAGATGCTGCTCACGGAGCCGGACCGGTTTGCGCCGGACAAGATCCTCATCCTGCTGCCCCACTGCATCCAGCGCTCGGCCTGTGATCTGCGCCTCAGCCACGACGTGAACCACTGCCGCCGCTGCGGCCTCTGCCCGATCGGCGGGCTGCTTGATCTGCGCGACCGGTACGGCGTGCACCTGGCCGTCGCCACCGGCGGCACCATCGCCCGCCGCCTGGTTGTGGAAAAGCGGCCCCGGTTCATCCTGGCCGTTGCCTGCGAGCGCGACCTCTCCAGCGGCATCCAGGATACCTATCCCCTGCCCGTGTTCGGGCTTCTGAACGAGAGGCCCAACGGGCCTTGTTTCGATACCCTGGTCTCGCTTCCCATGGTGGAAAGCGCGCTGCGGCGGTTCATCCGGCCGGAGAACCTTCCCCCGACCCCGACACCCCCCCCAAGAGGAGACAAACCATGA
- a CDS encoding conserved hypothetical protein (Evidence 4 : Homologs of previously reported genes of unknown function): protein MSDDWDVYFTHVDDKPASMLLDLDIEAPIPGMSIMAYVTLDFLDPDENGMSKRGEYDKLMEIEDALVPALTHETCMFVGRCTTGGQRDFFFYMDNAKGVEDKVEAVMAKFDEYAWDMGLVEEPGWDTYLEFLYPDEQGMDTIWNNRVRRQLAENGDNMAAPREIDHWLFFPSAADREAFVSEVKAENFRVKNVDDNPEKPFGLLAQRDDAPDDIDDVTWPLRELAGAHGGTYDGWGCSVVKGSE from the coding sequence ATGAGTGACGACTGGGACGTGTATTTTACCCATGTGGACGACAAACCCGCCTCCATGCTGCTTGATCTGGATATCGAAGCCCCTATCCCCGGCATGTCGATCATGGCCTACGTCACCCTGGATTTCCTGGACCCGGACGAAAACGGCATGAGCAAACGCGGCGAGTACGACAAGCTCATGGAAATCGAGGACGCCCTGGTGCCCGCCCTGACCCATGAGACCTGCATGTTCGTGGGCCGTTGCACCACGGGCGGCCAGCGGGACTTTTTCTTCTACATGGACAACGCCAAGGGCGTGGAGGACAAGGTCGAGGCCGTCATGGCGAAATTCGACGAATACGCCTGGGACATGGGGCTGGTGGAAGAGCCGGGCTGGGATACCTATCTTGAGTTCCTCTATCCCGACGAGCAGGGCATGGACACCATCTGGAACAACCGGGTGCGCCGCCAGCTTGCCGAAAACGGCGACAACATGGCCGCCCCGCGAGAGATCGACCACTGGCTGTTTTTCCCTTCCGCCGCCGACCGCGAGGCCTTCGTCTCGGAGGTCAAAGCCGAGAATTTCCGCGTGAAAAATGTGGATGACAACCCGGAAAAACCCTTCGGGCTGCTGGCCCAGCGCGACGACGCGCCCGACGATATCGACGACGTGACCTGGCCGCTGCGCGAGCTGGCCGGCGCCCACGGCGGCACCTACGACGGCTGGGGCTGCTCGGTCGTGAAAGGATCCGAATGA
- a CDS encoding Fmu (Sun) domain protein, whose protein sequence is MKNALQRGAANRSEHDPRAAALRVIDQTLTGKEPSQFLLDKALRESKMVPSDRGLCTELVYGFLRAAIRLDWNLRQLLRDADNLPPEMLLTLELAAYEIAHLRIPPHASVNWAVSRVRNRFGKGLAGVANGTLRAFARNLKAYKSEDRYTEALGPVEGPALFHGVPGWIAKLWLDAYGEETARAYLAASSAPAVPAVRINAAKEDAVTVRIDLMTNGQSEARPVGNWGMAFPDGVPYIARKLEKEGKLSYQSAAVQEVFQETDMPSWPCPVWDACAGRGGKTAAMLERGLSVSVASDIAGGRLAGLPGELQRLGFAAETCPVVLEADAAAVPDVPAFAAPFGTVLLDVPCSGLGTLARRPEIRFRRNASDIAALTTLQDGILDAASQRVRGGGRIVYITCTLNPAENEERVRSFLGRTPGFALDREWATPTDSPWHEFFYAAVLRKE, encoded by the coding sequence ATGAAAAACGCATTGCAGCGCGGAGCGGCGAACCGGTCGGAACATGATCCGAGGGCCGCGGCTCTGCGGGTCATAGACCAGACGCTTACCGGCAAGGAACCGTCACAGTTCTTGCTGGACAAGGCCCTGCGCGAATCCAAAATGGTTCCGTCAGACAGGGGCCTGTGCACGGAACTGGTCTACGGGTTTTTGCGCGCCGCCATCCGGCTGGACTGGAACCTGCGCCAACTCCTGCGCGATGCGGACAACCTCCCGCCGGAGATGCTGCTGACCCTGGAACTGGCAGCCTATGAAATAGCCCATTTGCGCATTCCCCCGCACGCCAGCGTCAACTGGGCGGTGTCGCGGGTGCGCAACCGCTTCGGCAAGGGGCTCGCCGGGGTCGCCAACGGCACGCTGCGCGCCTTTGCCCGGAACCTCAAGGCCTATAAAAGCGAGGACCGGTACACGGAAGCGCTCGGCCCGGTGGAAGGACCGGCGCTCTTTCACGGCGTGCCGGGCTGGATTGCCAAACTCTGGCTGGATGCCTACGGGGAAGAAACCGCCCGCGCGTACCTCGCGGCCTCTTCCGCCCCGGCGGTCCCGGCTGTGCGCATCAACGCGGCAAAAGAAGACGCGGTCACCGTGCGCATCGACCTCATGACCAACGGCCAGAGCGAAGCGCGGCCCGTCGGCAACTGGGGCATGGCCTTCCCGGACGGGGTTCCGTACATCGCGCGAAAACTGGAAAAAGAAGGCAAACTGTCCTACCAGTCCGCGGCGGTCCAGGAAGTGTTCCAGGAAACGGACATGCCCTCCTGGCCCTGCCCGGTGTGGGACGCCTGCGCCGGACGCGGCGGCAAGACAGCCGCCATGCTGGAAAGGGGCTTATCGGTAAGCGTCGCTTCCGATATCGCGGGCGGGCGTCTCGCGGGCCTGCCCGGCGAGCTGCAACGGCTGGGCTTCGCGGCGGAAACCTGCCCCGTGGTGCTGGAGGCGGACGCCGCCGCCGTGCCGGACGTTCCGGCGTTTGCCGCGCCGTTCGGAACCGTGCTGCTGGACGTGCCCTGCTCCGGCCTTGGAACGCTGGCCCGCCGGCCGGAGATCCGCTTCCGGCGCAATGCCTCGGATATCGCGGCCCTTACGACCCTCCAGGATGGTATTCTGGATGCCGCGTCGCAGCGCGTGCGCGGCGGCGGCCGGATCGTGTACATCACCTGCACCCTGAACCCGGCGGAGAACGAAGAGCGCGTTCGGTCCTTTCTCGGCCGTACCCCCGGGTTCGCTTTGGACAGGGAATGGGCCACCCCGACCGATTCCCCCTGGCACGAGTTTTTTTACGCGGCCGTGCTGCGCAAGGAGTAA
- the pagP gene encoding Lipid A palmitoyltransferase PagP: protein MIKLTFRIACLFLFLLLPLPCQAMQKMDAPESISWWQRFQNRVVETWNSPTYDLYVPLYTWHNRLAYDSDKIDKYNEYPWGIGFGKSMFDEDGDWHALYAMGFQDSHDMFEPIVGYAFQKNWRPSENSDWRVGGGFTLGITARQQYNYIPMPLPLPMAGIEYKNVALQAVYIPGTYNNGNVLFCWLRWQLN, encoded by the coding sequence ATGATCAAACTGACCTTCAGGATCGCCTGCCTTTTTCTTTTTCTGCTGCTCCCCCTCCCGTGCCAGGCGATGCAAAAAATGGACGCGCCGGAAAGCATATCCTGGTGGCAACGGTTCCAGAACCGGGTTGTGGAAACCTGGAACTCGCCGACCTACGATCTGTATGTGCCGCTGTACACCTGGCACAATCGGCTCGCCTACGACAGCGACAAGATCGACAAGTACAACGAATACCCCTGGGGCATCGGGTTCGGCAAATCCATGTTCGACGAGGACGGCGACTGGCACGCTCTGTACGCCATGGGCTTCCAGGACTCCCACGACATGTTCGAGCCGATTGTGGGGTACGCGTTCCAGAAGAACTGGCGGCCCTCGGAAAACAGCGACTGGCGCGTGGGCGGCGGGTTCACCCTGGGCATAACCGCGCGGCAGCAGTATAATTACATCCCCATGCCGCTCCCCCTGCCCATGGCCGGGATCGAGTACAAAAATGTCGCGCTGCAGGCGGTGTACATCCCCGGCACCTACAACAACGGCAATGTGCTGTTCTGCTGGCTGCGCTGGCAGCTGAACTGA
- a CDS encoding Permease family protein yields the protein MTRIMLRLALQGLKDMGLNPWALMLTLAAVSLVAFLAGLFLMALVSINHQLGTVRGETAFQVYWRPGTEMAVVKEQWDGIQHVPGFVQIKTFTPEEALRALGNRLGRSPRGASSLTKTFPTLAEKSPLPPTALVTFLPNEADYDRWMEEVTTYLKGLPAVERVAVTPLRDELGHAWRKISHFIMWPSIAFLCLVLALVVGNTIRLSLVARAQEIEILKLVGAFTWYIRLPLVVSGAAQGFLGGCFALTLLHFVHSHIKDVLNFPPLMIEIQFLPVSITILLLVVPTLMGVLGSWTAVRD from the coding sequence GTGACGCGGATCATGCTCCGCCTGGCCCTGCAAGGCTTAAAAGACATGGGACTCAACCCCTGGGCGCTCATGCTGACCCTTGCCGCCGTCAGTCTGGTGGCGTTCCTGGCCGGGCTGTTCCTCATGGCGCTCGTCTCCATCAACCACCAGCTCGGCACGGTGCGCGGAGAAACCGCGTTCCAGGTCTACTGGCGGCCCGGCACGGAAATGGCCGTGGTCAAGGAACAGTGGGACGGCATACAACACGTGCCCGGATTTGTGCAGATCAAGACCTTCACCCCGGAAGAAGCCCTGCGCGCGCTGGGCAACCGCCTTGGCCGCTCGCCGCGCGGCGCAAGCAGCCTGACCAAAACCTTCCCCACCCTGGCGGAAAAAAGCCCCCTGCCCCCCACGGCGCTCGTGACCTTTCTCCCCAACGAGGCGGACTACGACCGCTGGATGGAGGAAGTGACAACCTACCTCAAGGGCCTGCCCGCCGTGGAGCGCGTTGCCGTTACCCCCCTCAGGGACGAGCTCGGCCACGCCTGGCGCAAGATCAGCCATTTCATCATGTGGCCGTCCATCGCGTTTTTGTGCCTGGTGCTGGCCCTGGTGGTCGGGAATACCATCCGCCTGTCCCTGGTGGCCCGGGCCCAGGAAATCGAGATCCTGAAGCTTGTGGGCGCGTTTACCTGGTATATCCGGCTGCCGCTGGTCGTCAGCGGCGCGGCCCAGGGGTTCCTGGGCGGATGTTTTGCCCTGACGCTCCTGCATTTCGTGCATTCGCACATCAAGGATGTGCTCAACTTCCCGCCCCTGATGATCGAAATCCAGTTCCTGCCCGTCAGCATCACGATCCTGCTCCTCGTCGTGCCCACCCTGATGGGTGTTCTGGGCAGCTGGACGGCCGTCAGGGATTGA
- the ftsE gene encoding transporter subunit: ATP-binding component of ABC superfamily (Evidence 2b : Function of strongly homologous gene; PubMedId : 10048040, 14729705, 3025556; Product type t : transporter): MIKVAHMSYSFGPLWALKDITFALAKGEFLFLSGPSGAGKTTLLRTLYGALPLQRGEARIAGFTLGSKLTPKQVALLRRDVSVVFQDFKILPDRTVWANIALALEVRGLAPVHVERRVRAVAKALGLDGRLHTLCGELSGGEQQRVAVARSFVVNPRVLLADEPTGNLDPDLSLRLMDLFMQFQAYGTTIIFATHSHELLRRHPTARLLRLEDGMVTYANWPGAILARRAEHEEKEMIL; encoded by the coding sequence ATGATTAAAGTCGCGCATATGTCATATTCTTTCGGGCCGTTGTGGGCGTTGAAAGATATCACATTCGCCCTGGCCAAGGGCGAGTTTCTGTTCCTGTCCGGTCCGTCCGGCGCGGGCAAGACCACGCTCCTGCGCACCCTGTACGGCGCTCTGCCCCTGCAACGCGGGGAAGCGCGCATCGCGGGATTTACCCTGGGGAGCAAACTCACGCCCAAGCAGGTAGCGCTTTTGCGCCGCGACGTGAGCGTAGTGTTCCAGGATTTTAAAATTCTGCCCGACCGCACGGTCTGGGCCAACATCGCCCTGGCGCTGGAAGTGCGCGGCCTCGCCCCGGTCCATGTGGAACGGCGCGTGCGGGCCGTGGCCAAGGCGCTCGGCCTGGACGGCAGGCTTCATACCCTGTGCGGGGAGCTTTCCGGCGGGGAACAGCAGCGCGTGGCGGTTGCGCGGTCCTTTGTGGTCAACCCGCGCGTGCTGCTGGCGGACGAACCCACGGGCAACCTCGACCCGGACCTCTCCCTGCGGCTCATGGACCTGTTCATGCAATTCCAGGCTTACGGCACCACAATTATATTCGCGACGCACAGCCACGAACTTCTGCGCCGCCACCCCACCGCGCGGCTGCTGCGGCTGGAGGACGGCATGGTCACTTACGCCAACTGGCCCGGCGCCATCCTCGCCCGGCGCGCCGAACACGAAGAAAAGGAGATGATCCTGTGA
- a CDS encoding hypothetical protein (Evidence 5 : No homology to any previously reported sequences) codes for MHGPSALPFLPGSVHVRLSCAVPSSPMVAPKSAVYSSPSLRVYAIPAGTARPGSPVTGDNINDLRVKYRLSEPYLYQVIAAERERRRVKQLSLPGVEDCVPARATYE; via the coding sequence TTGCACGGTCCGTCCGCGTTGCCGTTTTTGCCGGGTTCCGTGCATGTCAGGCTCAGTTGCGCGGTGCCGTCATCCCCTATGGTCGCGCCTAAATCTGCCGTGTATTCAAGCCCGTCCTTGCGGGTGTATGCCATTCCGGCCGGTACCGCGCGGCCGGGGTCGCCGGTCACCGGCGACAACATCAACGATCTGCGCGTCAAGTACCGCCTGAGCGAACCGTACCTTTATCAGGTGATAGCGGCCGAGCGCGAGCGGCGGCGGGTCAAACAGCTATCGTTGCCCGGCGTCGAAGACTGCGTACCGGCCAGGGCAACCTATGAATGA
- a CDS encoding Baseplate J family protein (fragment): MLSPVTGDPGRAVPAGMAYTRKDGLEYTADLGATIGDDGTAQLSLTCTEPGKNGNADGPCKLQLSEPLTGVQSEAIVIDGFSGGTDGESEGTYRSRVLSRKRKPGRGGNDDDYEFWTLECAGFTRAWPRRDLMGAGTVVVYAMMDGTYEDGIPREGDIARLQAHLNKRRPVPAEVYAFAPTPKRLDTRLAVTPDTPAVRAAVTASIAAAVRRDAEPGTAIMLSRLNEAISIAAGEEDHVLFSPTANVLHATGEIAVPGTVTFGEANNG; this comes from the coding sequence ATGTTGTCGCCGGTGACCGGCGACCCCGGCCGCGCGGTACCGGCCGGAATGGCATACACCCGCAAGGACGGGCTTGAATACACGGCAGATTTAGGCGCGACCATAGGGGATGACGGCACCGCGCAACTGAGCCTGACATGCACGGAACCCGGCAAAAACGGCAACGCGGACGGACCGTGCAAGCTTCAACTGTCCGAACCCCTGACGGGCGTTCAATCGGAAGCGATAGTGATTGACGGCTTCAGCGGCGGCACGGACGGCGAAAGCGAAGGCACGTACCGCAGCCGGGTACTTTCCCGCAAACGCAAGCCGGGCCGGGGCGGCAACGACGACGATTACGAATTCTGGACCCTTGAATGCGCCGGGTTCACGCGGGCATGGCCGCGCCGTGACCTTATGGGCGCGGGAACCGTCGTTGTCTACGCCATGATGGACGGCACTTACGAAGACGGCATTCCCAGGGAAGGCGACATAGCCCGCCTTCAGGCCCACCTGAACAAGCGGCGGCCCGTACCGGCCGAGGTGTACGCCTTCGCCCCCACCCCGAAACGGTTGGATACCCGGCTAGCCGTAACCCCGGATACCCCGGCCGTACGGGCCGCCGTGACGGCAAGCATAGCCGCCGCTGTTCGGCGGGACGCGGAACCCGGCACGGCCATTATGCTTTCCCGCCTTAACGAGGCGATCTCAATAGCCGCCGGGGAAGAGGATCACGTTCTTTTCAGCCCCACGGCGAACGTTCTTCACGCAACCGGCGAGATAGCCGTACCCGGCACGGTGACATTCGGGGAGGCGAACAATGGATAA
- a CDS encoding conserved hypothetical protein (Evidence 4 : Homologs of previously reported genes of unknown function): MDKPEMDKLEQEYFEELVELQPPGAALPRDLDAVWPRLLMGVADGHAAVERRGNDLLREADPRSTFELLPDFEREYGLPDACSPAAVTLQERRDAVVAKMRDEGRHDLAYWYELAAALGYEIEIDEPRPFIAGVSCCGDCLNGGHEVRFEWDVTVKGPRVTLFRCGESTPPDSLGDIAYAEDLECRIRAAAHSHTRIFFDYEDDNEGVSL, from the coding sequence ATGGATAAGCCGGAAATGGACAAGCTAGAGCAAGAATACTTTGAAGAGCTTGTAGAGCTTCAGCCCCCCGGCGCGGCCTTGCCCCGCGACCTTGACGCGGTATGGCCCCGGCTTCTCATGGGCGTAGCGGACGGCCACGCGGCGGTAGAGCGCCGGGGAAACGATTTGCTACGCGAGGCCGACCCCCGTTCAACCTTTGAGCTTCTTCCCGATTTTGAACGCGAATACGGCTTACCCGACGCATGCAGCCCGGCGGCCGTAACCCTTCAGGAACGCCGGGACGCCGTTGTAGCCAAAATGCGGGACGAAGGCCGCCACGACCTTGCCTATTGGTACGAACTAGCCGCCGCCCTAGGCTACGAGATCGAAATAGACGAGCCCCGGCCCTTCATAGCGGGCGTATCCTGTTGCGGCGATTGCCTGAACGGCGGGCATGAAGTCCGCTTTGAATGGGACGTAACCGTGAAAGGCCCCCGCGTTACCCTGTTTCGATGCGGCGAATCAACCCCGCCCGACAGCCTAGGCGACATAGCCTACGCCGAAGACCTTGAATGCCGCATACGGGCGGCCGCGCATTCCCATACGAGAATATTCTTCGACTACGAAGACGACAACGAAGGAGTCAGTTTATGA
- a CDS encoding conserved hypothetical protein (Evidence 4 : Homologs of previously reported genes of unknown function) yields the protein MKYVPPLGSTDQDAGYVNRVGAMKGSPVPAAAIEHPMREIHNTIRAAGLTPSGDVLNQLALAIQALILKAAQTPYEIGQYYPFEDEMPRESFVPLLGGVVSNISRYPKMIEYLESSYGQARLVTQAQYDALHIASSLFNVDTGNTFTLEADLPIEAEGWNIGLIAGPSGSGKSSLGAALLKHGYALADGGQWPRNAPIIDAINPAGNWQKITAALAAVGLGTVPAWLRPYNILSTGEKFRAELARLISEAPEKVVIDEFTSVVDRQIARVGAASFARAWRKTGGKAVCLSCHFDIMEWLEPDWIFNTQTGTLEWTRGRLRRPGIPLEIRETNAAYWPHFAPHHYLKAPLPVAATYYVGFVGAEPVAHIAISPRPGLKEARACRIVVMPEWQGIGVGMAFLHEVCDLWRRGENRFRIPMRTLVNTSHPGLASALRRHPQWTQITADLHGADKTRSKAALTRTATRQGWYNKTPTGYGGHFRAVQCFRYLGEEAPALKEAGKAENAPGSTQSPPAGPKAVTDEKTP from the coding sequence ATGAAATACGTACCGCCTTTAGGCAGCACCGACCAGGACGCCGGTTACGTCAACCGCGTAGGCGCTATGAAAGGCAGCCCGGTACCGGCGGCCGCCATCGAACACCCCATGAGGGAAATTCACAACACAATCAGGGCGGCGGGCCTGACGCCAAGCGGGGACGTTCTGAACCAGCTTGCCCTTGCCATACAGGCGCTAATCCTGAAAGCCGCGCAAACGCCTTACGAAATCGGCCAGTACTACCCGTTTGAAGACGAGATGCCTCGGGAAAGCTTTGTCCCCCTGCTAGGCGGCGTTGTCTCAAACATCAGCCGCTACCCCAAGATGATTGAATACCTTGAATCCTCTTACGGGCAAGCGCGGCTTGTGACCCAGGCGCAATACGACGCGTTGCACATAGCCTCATCCCTGTTCAACGTTGACACCGGCAACACCTTCACCCTTGAAGCCGATCTTCCCATAGAGGCCGAGGGATGGAACATCGGCCTGATAGCCGGGCCGAGCGGCAGCGGCAAGAGTTCCCTAGGCGCGGCCCTTCTGAAGCACGGCTACGCCCTAGCGGACGGCGGCCAGTGGCCCCGGAACGCGCCGATCATAGACGCCATCAACCCGGCCGGAAATTGGCAGAAGATCACCGCCGCGCTAGCCGCCGTAGGGCTAGGAACCGTCCCGGCATGGCTGAGGCCCTACAACATCCTGTCAACCGGCGAAAAGTTCCGGGCGGAATTGGCCAGGCTGATTTCCGAAGCCCCGGAAAAGGTAGTGATTGACGAATTCACAAGCGTAGTAGACCGGCAAATAGCCCGCGTAGGCGCGGCCAGCTTTGCCAGGGCATGGAGAAAAACCGGCGGCAAGGCCGTATGCCTCTCATGCCATTTCGACATAATGGAATGGCTAGAGCCGGATTGGATTTTCAACACCCAAACCGGCACCCTTGAATGGACGCGGGGGCGGCTTCGACGGCCCGGAATCCCCCTTGAAATACGGGAGACAAACGCCGCGTATTGGCCCCATTTTGCGCCGCACCACTATCTGAAGGCCCCGCTACCGGTAGCCGCCACCTACTACGTAGGCTTCGTAGGCGCGGAACCGGTAGCGCACATAGCCATAAGCCCGCGCCCCGGCCTGAAGGAAGCGCGGGCATGCCGGATAGTGGTAATGCCGGAATGGCAGGGCATAGGCGTAGGCATGGCCTTCCTTCATGAGGTATGCGACCTGTGGAGGCGCGGAGAAAACCGTTTCAGGATACCCATGCGAACGCTAGTGAACACTTCCCACCCCGGCCTTGCCTCAGCCCTACGCCGCCACCCGCAATGGACGCAGATAACGGCGGACCTTCACGGCGCGGACAAGACGCGGAGCAAGGCGGCGCTTACCCGCACGGCCACCCGGCAAGGATGGTACAACAAAACGCCAACGGGCTACGGCGGCCATTTCAGGGCCGTACAGTGCTTCAGGTACCTAGGCGAGGAAGCGCCCGCCCTGAAAGAGGCGGGAAAGGCCGAAAACGCCCCAGGATCGACGCAAAGCCCCCCGGCCGGGCCAAAGGCCGTAACAGACGAAAAAACCCCTTGA